The Notamacropus eugenii isolate mMacEug1 chromosome Y, mMacEug1.pri_v2, whole genome shotgun sequence genome includes a window with the following:
- the LOC140516860 gene encoding olfactory receptor 14A16-like has product MANLTMVTEFLLMDFSKNWELQVLHAMLFLLIYLIAMVGNLLIFTLISLNRHLHTPMYFFLKNLSVLDFCLISVTVPKSIVNSLSHNCSISYLGCVLQLFLVILFAGSEISLLTVMSYDRYIAVCQPLHYETIMIKESCVRMAVASRFGGGVVGAMYSATTFSLPFCGPREVHQFFCDVPSLLRISCSEKHVAIYVSVAIGLGLGIFCCISIIISYGHIISTVLKIPATEGQSKAFSTSLPHLIVFIVFIITGVTAYLKPSLDSDSVLDLFLSIFYTVVPPTLNPVIYSLRNKDMKTAFRKLITWKYLSKGLPEKSLP; this is encoded by the coding sequence ATGGCTAATCTCACCATGGTGACAGAATTTCTCCTCATGGACTTTTCAAAAAACTGGGAACTGCAAGTTTTACATGCCATGCTTTTTTTGTTGATCTACCTGATAGCTATGGTGGGGAACCTGCTCATCTTCACCCTTATCTCTCTCAATAGGCACCTCCACACTCCCATGTATTTCTTCCTGAAGAACTTGTCTGTTTTAGACTTCTGTCTTATTTCTGTCACTGTCCCCAAATCCATTGTAAACTCCCTGAGCCACAACTGCTCCATCTCTTACTTGGGATGTGTATTACAGCTCTTTTTAGTGATTTTATTCGCAGGATCAGAGATTTCACTCCTCACAGTGATGTCTTATGACCGTTACATAGCTGTCTGCCAACCCTTGCACTATGAAACCATCATGATCAAAGAATCTTGTGTAAGAATGGCAGTTGCTTCCCGGTTTGGTGGAGGTGTGGTTGGGGCCATGTACTCAGCTACTACATTCTCTTTACCCTTTTGTGGCCCCAGAGAGGTCCATCAGTTTTTCTGTGATGTCCCTTCTTtactcaggatctcctgctctGAAAAACACGTGGCAATTTATGTGAGTGTCGCaatagggttgggtttagggatTTTCTGCTGTATTTCTATCATTATCTCTTATGGTCACATCATCTCAACTGTGCTGAAGATTCCAGCAACAGAAGGTCAGTCAAAAGCCTTCTCCACTAGCTTGCCCCATCTCATTGTTTTCATAGTTTTCATCATAACTGGAGTCACGGCTTATTTAAAGCCATCTTTGGATTCTGACTCAGTTCTTGATCTATTTTTGTCTATATTCTATACAGTGGTGCCCCCAACCCTCAACCCTGTCATCTATAGCCTGAGGAACAAAGACATGAAGACTGCTTTCAGGAAGCTCataacctggaaatacttatcaAAGGGATTACCGGAAAAGTCTTTGCCATGA